The sequence GAGCCGAGCCGGGGGCCGTCGTGCCGGACCGGGTAGTCGAGACCGAATTCGGCGGAGTCGAGGTCTCGCACGTCTGCCTCAACGACAACGTGGTCGAGGGGCTGCGGGCGCGCGACGTGCCCGCCTTCACCGTTCAGTACCACCCGGAGGCGGCGGCCGGTCCGCACGACGCGGACTACCTGTTCGACCGCTTCGCCGAGCTCATTGAGGGTCGCAACCACAGCGGGGGGCGCACGAATGCCTAAGCGGACCGACCTCAGACACGTCCTGGTGATCGGCTCCGGGCCGATCGTGATCGGGCAGGCCTGCGAGTTCGACTACTCCGGCACCCAGGCGTGCCGGGTACTGCGCAGCGAGGGGATCCGGGTCAGCCTGGTCAACTCGAACCCAGCGACGATCATGACGGATCCGGAGTTCGCCGACGCCACGTACGTCGAGCCGATCACCCCGGAGTTCGTCGAACTGGTCATCGCCAAGGAGCGGCCGGACGCAGTGCTGCCCACCCTGGGTGGCCAGACCGCGCTGAACACGGCGGTCGCGCTGCACGAGGCCGGGGTACTGGAGAAGTACGGCGTCGAGTTGATCGGCGCGAACATCGACGCGATCCGTCGCGGCGAGGACCGGCAGCTGTTCAAGGACATCGTCGCCAAGGCGGGTGTTCGGATCGGGGTCGAGGATCCCGCGACGCTGGTGCCGCGTTCCCGGGTCTGCCACTCGATGGACGAGGTCCGCGAGACCGTCGCGGAGCTGGGCCTGCCGGCGGTGATCCGGCCGTCGTTCACGATGGGTGGCCTCGGCTCCGGCATGGCCCACACCGATGCGGACCTGGAACGCATCGCCGGTGCCGGCCTGGCTGCCAGCCCGGTGCACGAGGTGCTCATCGAGGAGAGCGTGCTCGGCTGGAAGGAGTACGAGCTCGAGCTGATGCGCGACCGGCACGACAACGTCGTGGTGGTCTGCTCGATCGAGAACGTCGACCCGATGGGTGTGCACACCGGTGACAGTGTCACCGTGGCCCCGGCGATGACGCTCACCGACCGGGAGTATCAGCGTCTACGGGACCTCGGCATCGCGGTGCTGCGCGAGGTGGGGGTGGACACCGGGGGCTGCAACATCCAGTTCGCGGTGAACCCGGACGACGGCCGGATCGTCGTGATCGAGATGAACCCCCGGGTCTCCCGCTCGTCGGCGCTCGCCTCGAAGGCGACCGGCTTTCCGATCGCGAAGATCGCCGCGAGGCTGGCCATCGGCTACACCCTCGACGAGATCCCCAACGACATCACCCTGAAGACGCCGGCCGCGTTCGAGCCGACGTTGGACTACGTGGTGGTCAAGATTCCGCGCTTCGCGTTCGAGAAGTTCCCCGGCGCCGACCCGGAGCTGACCACCACCATGAAGTCGGTCGGTGAGGCGATGAGCCTGGGCCGCAACTTCACCGAGGCGCTGAACAAGGCCATGCGCTCGATGGAGACGAAGGCGGCCGGCTTCTGGACCACGCCTGACCCGGCCGGTGCCACCCGGGAGGGCACGCTCGCGGCGCTGCGGATGCCGCACGACGGGCGGCTCTACACGGTGGAACGGGCGCTGCGGCTCGGCGCCTCGATCGCCGAGGTGGCGGCGGCCTCCGGCGGGATGGACCCGTGGTTCCTCGACCAGATCGCCGGCCTTGTGGAGCTGCGGGCCGAGATCGTTGACGCCCCGGTGCTCGACGTCGACCTGCTGCGCCGGGCCAAGCGGGCGGGGCTCTCCGACCGGCAGCTCGCCGCGTTGCGCCCCGAGCTGGCCGCCGAGGACGGTGTTCGGACGCTGCGGCACCGGTTGGGCGTCCAGCCGGTCTACAAGACCGTGGACACCTGCGCGGCGGAGTTCGAGGCGACGACCCCCTACCACTACTCCACCTACGACGCGGAGACCGAGGTGCTCGGGTCAGACCGGCCCAAGGTGCTGATCCTCGGCTCGGGGCCGAATCGGATCGGGCAGGGAATCGAGTTCGACTACTCCTGCGTGCACGCCGTCATGGCGTTGCGGGACGTCGGATACGAGACGGTCATGGTCAACTGCAATCCGGAGACCGTCTCCACCGACTACGACACCGCCAACCGGCTCTACTTCGAGCCGCTGACCTTCGAGGACGTTCTCGAGGTGTGGCACGTCGAGGACTCCTCCGGACGGGCGGCCGGTGGCCCCGGAGTGGTCGGGGTGGTCGTACAGCTCGGTGGTCAGACACCGTTGGGGCTGGCACAGCGGCTCAAGGACGCCGGGGTGCCGGTCGTCGGCACCTCTCCGGAGTCGATTCACCTCGCCGAGGAGCGGGGCGCGTTCGGTGCGCTGCTGGCCCGCGCCGGGCTGCGGGCGCCGGCGCACGGCACCGCCATCTCGTACGACGAGGCGAAGACGATCGCCGCCGAGATCGGCTACCCGGTGCTGGTCCGTCCCTCGTACGTGCTCGGTGGACGGGGCATGGAGATTGTCTACGACGACGCCACACTGCGCGACTACATTGGCCGGGCCACCGACATCTCCCCGGATCATCCGGTGCTGGTGGACCGGTTCCTCGATGACGCCATCGAGATCGACGTGGACGCGCTCTGTGACGCCGCCGGTGAGGTCTATCTCGGTGGTGTGATGGAGCACATCGAGGAGGCTGGTATCCACTCCGGTGACTCCTCCTGCGCGTTGCCGCCGATCACCCTGGCCGGTTCCCACGTCGCCGAGGTCCGCCGGTACACCGAGGAGATCGCCCGGGGCATCGGGGTGCAGGGTCTGCTCAACGTGCAGTACGCCCTCAAGGACGACCAGCTGTGGGTACTCGAGGCCAACCCGCGTGCGTCCCGGACCGTACCGTTTGTCTCCAAGGCCACTGCGGTGCCGCTGGCCAAGGCGGCGGCTCGGATCGCGCTCGGTGCCACCATCGCCGAGCTGCGCGCCGAGGGCCTGCTCCCGGCCGACGGCGACGGTGGCACCCTCCCGGCGGATGCGCCGATCGCGGTCAAGGAGGCGGTGCTCCCGTTCAAGCGGTTCCGCACCCCGGCCGGGAAGGGGATCGACTCGCTACTCGGGCCGGAGATGAAGTCCACCGGCGAGGTGATGGGGATTGACACGGCCTTCGGGTACGCCTTCGCCAAGTCGCAGTCGGCCACGTACGGCTCACTGCCGACCGGCGGGAAGATCTTCGTCTCGGTCGCCAACCGGGACAAGCGTGGCATGATCTTCCCGATCAAGCGCCTGGCCGACCTGGGCTTCGAGATCATCGCCACCACGGGCACTGCCGAGGTGCTGCGCCGGCACGGCATCGGCTGCGAGCAGATCCGCAAGCACTACGAGTCGGGGGAGAGCGAGGACGCGGTCTCGCTGATCCGCTCCGGCGAGGTGGCGCTCGTGGTGAACACCCCGCAGGGTTCCGGAGCGAGCGCCCGCTCGGATGGCTACGAGATCCGTAGTGCCGCCGTGACGGCGGACATCCCCTGCATCACGACCGTTCCCGGCGCCGCCGCCGTGGTGATGGCGGTCGAGGCCCGGATCCGTGGTGACATGCGGGTCCGTCCCCTGCAGGCGCTGCACGCCTCGCTGCGGAGCGCTCGGTGAGCCCGTCCGGGCCGATGTCGCGCACCCGGCTGGGGAGGACGGGGTGATTTTCGAACGGGTGGTGCGGCCACGGCTGTTCCGGCTGGGCAACGGCGACGCGGAGACGGCGCACGAGTTCACGGTGCGGCGGCTGGCCGGCCTGGCCCGGGTGCCCGCGGCGCTGGCCGTGCTCCGGGCCCGGTACGGCGTTTCGGCTCCCCGAACGGTGTTCGGACTCCGGTTTCCGAACCCGGTCGGGCTGGCCGCCGGGATGGACAAGAACGGGGTGGCGCTGCCGGCCTGGCCGGCGTTGGGCTTTGGTTTCGTCGAGGTGGGTACGGTCACCGCGCACCCGCAGCCGGGCAACCCACGGCCGCGGCTGTTTCGGCTGCCCGACAGCCGGGCCGTGGTGAACCGGATGGGCTTCAACAACGCCGGCGCCGGGGCGCTCGCGGCGCGGTTGGCGGCGCTGCCCCGCCCGCTCGGCGTGCCGCTGGGTATCTCCCTCGGCAAGTCCAAGGTCACCCCGCTCGAGGAGGCGGTCGAGGACTACCAGGCGTCGTACCAGGCCCTGCGCGGGTACGGCGACTACTTTGCGGTCAACGTCTCCTCGCCGAACACGCCGGGGCTACGTGCGCTGCAGGACCGGGCGCACCTGGACGCCTTGTTGGCCGCCCTGGTCGGCGAGAAGCCGGTACTGGTGAAGATCGCCCCAGATCTTCCAGATTCGGCCATCGCGGAGCTGTTGGAGGTCTGTCTGGCGCGGGGTGCGGCGGGGGTGATCGCCACGAACACCACGCTGGCCCGAGACGGCCTCGCCCCCGCCGATCAGGCCGGTGGCGCCGAGGCGGGTGGGCTCTCCGGCCGTCCGCTGGCGCAGCGGGCCCGGGAGGTGGTCTCCTTCGTGCACACCGAGACCGGCGGCCGGCTGCCGGTCGTCGGCGTCGGCGGCATCCTTACTCCGGACGACGCCGAGCGCATGTTCGACGCGGGCGCGTCGTTGGTGCAGCTCTACACCGGTTTCATCTATCGGGGACCGGCCCTGGTCCGGGCTGCCGCGGCGGCGGCCCGGACGCCGTGACACCGTGCGGCTGGTGCTCGCGCGGCGGCCACGGACCCGTTCGCCGGTCACCGGCCGGTTCACCGGTACCCGAGGGTCGGCCGACGCGGTGACGGTCTGGTGAGGAGGCGACGTCGTTGACCCCGGAGGAGATCAGCGCCGCGGACGCGGCCCACGTGTGGCATCCGTATGCGGCGCTGCCCCCGGCTACCCCGCCGTACGTGGTGGAGAGCGCGGCCGGGGTGCGGCTACGCTTGGCCGACGGGCGGGAACTGGTCGATGGGATGTCGTCGTGGTGGGCGGCGATCCACGGCTACCGGCATCCGGTGTTGGACGCGGCGGTGACCGACCAGCTTGGCCGGATGAGCCACGTGATGTTCGGCGGGCTCACCCACGAGCCCGCCGTCACCCTGGCGCGTACCCTCGTCGAGCTGGCCCCGGATGGGCTGGAGCAGGTCTTCCTGGCCGACTCCGGCTCGGTGAGTGTCGAGGTGGCCGTCAAGATGTGCCTGCAGTTCCAGCGGGCCACCGGTCGACCCCAACGGCGTCGGCTGGGTACCTGGCGGGGTGGCTACCACGGCGACACGTTCCATCCGATGAGTGTCTGTGACCCGGAGGGGGGCATGCACCACCTCTGGGGGGACCTGCTGCCTCGGCAGGTTTTCGCACCGGTGCCGCCCGCGGGGTTCACCGCGCCACCAGATCCGGCGTACGAGGCGGCCCTGGCGGACGCGGTCGCCCGGCACGCCCACGAGTTGGCCGCGGTCATCGTCGAGCCGGTCGTCCAGGGGGCCGGTGGCATGCGGTTTCACCATCCGCGTTACCTGCGGGTGCTGCGGGAGGTCACCCGTGCCCACGGGGTTCTGCTCATCTTCGACGAGATCGCTACCGGTTTCGGTCGTACCGGGGCGATGTTCGCCGCCGAGCACGCCGGTGTGACGCCGGACGTGCTCTGTGTGGGCAAGGCGCTCACCGGGGGGTACCTCACCCTGGCCGCCGCGCTCTGCACCGCGGAGATCGCCCGCGGGATCTCCGCGGCCGGTGTGCTCGCACACGGTCCGACCTTCATGGGTAACCCGCTCGCCTGTGCGGTGGCGAACGCCTCTCTCGGCCTGTTGCGGGACGGAGACTGGTCGGCACGGGTGGCGCGGATCGAGAGTGGTCTGCGGGCCGGTCTGGAGCCGCTACGGGCGGTGCCGGGCGTCGTCGACGTCCGGGTGCTCGGTGCGATCGGCGTGGTGCAGCTCGACCATGAGGTGGACCTGCCGGCGGCGACCGCCGCCGCGGTTGCTGCCGGCGTCTGGCTTCGACCGTTTCGCGACCTGGTTTACACCATGCCCCCGTACGTCACCTCAGACGCCGATCTGGCCCGGATCACCGCCGGGATCGCCGCCGCGGCTCGGGCGGGCTGATCCGCCGGCTGGGGGCGGAGTCGGTGGGCGGTGCGGAGCCCGCCGGGGCGGGCGGCATCAGCCGCTCGCCGAGGACGATGCGTGCGTGGCGCGCGAGAGGGAGGTCTGCGATGGAGAGCTTTGGCGCCCGGCTGCATCGGGTGGTCGGTGAGCGGGGTCCGCTCTGCGTGGGCATCGACCCGCATCCGGGTCTGCTCGAGCGGTGGGGCCTCGATGACGATGTTCGCGGTCTGGAGCGGTTCGCGGGCACGGTCGTGGAGGCGTTGGGCGACCGGGTCGCGGTGGTCAAGCCACAGTCGGCCTTCTTCGAGCGGTTCGGGTCTCGGGGCGTGGCGGTCCTTGAGTCAACTATCCGACAGTTGCGGACGGCTGGCTCGCTCGTCCTCCTTGACGTCAAGCGTGGCGACATCGGCTCGACGGTCGCCGCGTACGCCTCCGCGTACCTTGACCCATCGAGTCCACTGCATGTCGACGCGGTGACGGTGAGCCCGTATCTCGGGGTCGGCGCGCTCGCCCCGATGTTCGAGCTGGCCGCCGCGCAGGGCGGCGGGGTCTTCGTGCTGGCGCTCACCTCCAATCCCGAGGGAGCCGCGGTGCAGCGGGCTCGCACCGCCGACGGACGGACCGTCGCGCAGCTGGTGATCGACGAGATTTCCCAGCTCAAC comes from Salinispora tropica CNB-440 and encodes:
- a CDS encoding adenosylmethionine--8-amino-7-oxononanoate transaminase — protein: MTPEEISAADAAHVWHPYAALPPATPPYVVESAAGVRLRLADGRELVDGMSSWWAAIHGYRHPVLDAAVTDQLGRMSHVMFGGLTHEPAVTLARTLVELAPDGLEQVFLADSGSVSVEVAVKMCLQFQRATGRPQRRRLGTWRGGYHGDTFHPMSVCDPEGGMHHLWGDLLPRQVFAPVPPAGFTAPPDPAYEAALADAVARHAHELAAVIVEPVVQGAGGMRFHHPRYLRVLREVTRAHGVLLIFDEIATGFGRTGAMFAAEHAGVTPDVLCVGKALTGGYLTLAAALCTAEIARGISAAGVLAHGPTFMGNPLACAVANASLGLLRDGDWSARVARIESGLRAGLEPLRAVPGVVDVRVLGAIGVVQLDHEVDLPAATAAAVAAGVWLRPFRDLVYTMPPYVTSDADLARITAGIAAAARAG
- a CDS encoding quinone-dependent dihydroorotate dehydrogenase translates to MIFERVVRPRLFRLGNGDAETAHEFTVRRLAGLARVPAALAVLRARYGVSAPRTVFGLRFPNPVGLAAGMDKNGVALPAWPALGFGFVEVGTVTAHPQPGNPRPRLFRLPDSRAVVNRMGFNNAGAGALAARLAALPRPLGVPLGISLGKSKVTPLEEAVEDYQASYQALRGYGDYFAVNVSSPNTPGLRALQDRAHLDALLAALVGEKPVLVKIAPDLPDSAIAELLEVCLARGAAGVIATNTTLARDGLAPADQAGGAEAGGLSGRPLAQRAREVVSFVHTETGGRLPVVGVGGILTPDDAERMFDAGASLVQLYTGFIYRGPALVRAAAAAARTP
- the pyrF gene encoding orotidine-5'-phosphate decarboxylase, yielding MESFGARLHRVVGERGPLCVGIDPHPGLLERWGLDDDVRGLERFAGTVVEALGDRVAVVKPQSAFFERFGSRGVAVLESTIRQLRTAGSLVLLDVKRGDIGSTVAAYASAYLDPSSPLHVDAVTVSPYLGVGALAPMFELAAAQGGGVFVLALTSNPEGAAVQRARTADGRTVAQLVIDEISQLNAGARPLGSVGLVVGATIGQTGHELAAVNGPLLAPGLGAQGASAADLRVVFGSSLPAVLPTYSREVLAAGPDVVALRGAADRVLADCRAALTGS
- the carB gene encoding carbamoyl-phosphate synthase large subunit — translated: MPKRTDLRHVLVIGSGPIVIGQACEFDYSGTQACRVLRSEGIRVSLVNSNPATIMTDPEFADATYVEPITPEFVELVIAKERPDAVLPTLGGQTALNTAVALHEAGVLEKYGVELIGANIDAIRRGEDRQLFKDIVAKAGVRIGVEDPATLVPRSRVCHSMDEVRETVAELGLPAVIRPSFTMGGLGSGMAHTDADLERIAGAGLAASPVHEVLIEESVLGWKEYELELMRDRHDNVVVVCSIENVDPMGVHTGDSVTVAPAMTLTDREYQRLRDLGIAVLREVGVDTGGCNIQFAVNPDDGRIVVIEMNPRVSRSSALASKATGFPIAKIAARLAIGYTLDEIPNDITLKTPAAFEPTLDYVVVKIPRFAFEKFPGADPELTTTMKSVGEAMSLGRNFTEALNKAMRSMETKAAGFWTTPDPAGATREGTLAALRMPHDGRLYTVERALRLGASIAEVAAASGGMDPWFLDQIAGLVELRAEIVDAPVLDVDLLRRAKRAGLSDRQLAALRPELAAEDGVRTLRHRLGVQPVYKTVDTCAAEFEATTPYHYSTYDAETEVLGSDRPKVLILGSGPNRIGQGIEFDYSCVHAVMALRDVGYETVMVNCNPETVSTDYDTANRLYFEPLTFEDVLEVWHVEDSSGRAAGGPGVVGVVVQLGGQTPLGLAQRLKDAGVPVVGTSPESIHLAEERGAFGALLARAGLRAPAHGTAISYDEAKTIAAEIGYPVLVRPSYVLGGRGMEIVYDDATLRDYIGRATDISPDHPVLVDRFLDDAIEIDVDALCDAAGEVYLGGVMEHIEEAGIHSGDSSCALPPITLAGSHVAEVRRYTEEIARGIGVQGLLNVQYALKDDQLWVLEANPRASRTVPFVSKATAVPLAKAAARIALGATIAELRAEGLLPADGDGGTLPADAPIAVKEAVLPFKRFRTPAGKGIDSLLGPEMKSTGEVMGIDTAFGYAFAKSQSATYGSLPTGGKIFVSVANRDKRGMIFPIKRLADLGFEIIATTGTAEVLRRHGIGCEQIRKHYESGESEDAVSLIRSGEVALVVNTPQGSGASARSDGYEIRSAAVTADIPCITTVPGAAAVVMAVEARIRGDMRVRPLQALHASLRSAR